GGCTCTTGGGGCTCCTTGAGCTGTCAGGGACCCTCTGATGTCTTAAGTCTATTGGACCTGAGTCCCCTGCCCCAGCCTACATCCCAGAATCACTCATGCCCCAAGCCAGGGATACTTACCCCAGTTCTGTAACTTTCTCCCAGAGAGCTGGGTCCACTTTGGCTTTGGGGCATTAAAAACCTAGGAGGTGGGAAGGGGGTCACTCCTTTCTCAGGATCACCCCTCTATGATTCTCCCACCTAGGTCAGTCAACATAAGGGCCTTTACCTCTGGGGTGGAAATGGGTCATCTCAGTGTCTGTGGGACCATTTCCTGGGGCAGTGGGTTCCTAGGATTTTGTGATTTGCCTTCTTTCCTGGGAATGCCTTTGGCCTCAAAGCCCATCCATGTCTACCAGGATGTAGCAATCAGGGCTGCACAACCATGGTCTGAGAGTTGTGGGTCTCACAATCTACTCAAGAGTGCTGGGGCTGGACAGGGCTTTTTCAGCCCAGCCAATAGTCTGCATTCTAATTTCCTGATTCCATGCCAaacccggtggctcacgcctgtaatcccagcactttgggaggccgagacgggcagatcacttgaggtcaggagttcgagactagcctggccaacatggggaaaccccgtctctactaaaaatacaaaatttaggctgggcgcggtggctcaagcctgtaatcccagcactttgggaggccgagatgggcggatcatgaggtcaggagatcgagaccttcctggctaacacagtgaaaccccgtctctactaaaaagaatacaaaaaactagccgggcgaggtggcgggcgcctgtagtcccagctactcgggaggctgaggcaggagaatggcgtgaacccgggaggcagagcttgcagtgagcccagatcgcgccactgcactccagcctgggcgacggagcaagattccgtctcaaaaaaaaaaaaaaatacaaaatttagctgggcatggtggcacgcacctgtaatcccagctacttgggaggctgaggcaggagaattgcttgaacctgggaggcagtatGGTGACACACGTCtgcaatccaagctactcaggagactgagacacaagaattggctgaacccaggaggtggaggctacagtgaactgagatcacaccactgcagtccagcctgggcgacagagcaagattgtctcaaaaaacaaacaaacaaaaattcctgaTTCCTGGGCTCTCTGAGGACAGTTTGAGTTCTGCAGCCTCCTTGTTCCTATTGCCTGGGGAAGGGAATATGCAAAGCTGGGCTATCTCAGCACAGCAAAGAAAGTACTTTGAAAATCTTCCACTGCCAAGATCCTAATGGTCTAGAATGGGCTATCTCAGTCCAACAAGTCTATGCTCTAGTTGATAATCTATTCATTCCCTTCATGGTTATGGAGCTGTACTGGGCTATTTCAGCCCAGGAATTCTATAATATGTAGATTTTTCAATGCCAAGAACGCAAAGGTCTGGAATGGGCTATCTCAGCAAAAGAAGTCTGTGTTCTGTAGCTAATTTTTTTCCTGGACTCAAGATCAGTGGGTTACTCCAACACAGGGAAGATCTGTGCTTTGTAACTTAGGCTCTGGGGCTGCAAAGGGCAGGGACTCTGAGCTTTGTAAATTCTTCTTTCCCCAAACCTTAAGAACGGAATGCAGACTGGGCCATCTCAGCATAGATGGTCTGTGTTTGGTAACCTTATTCCTAAGGCTCTGGGTCTATGCTGAGCTATTTTAGCACAGGAAAGAGTTTACTGGGCTATCTCCGCACAGAAATCTGAACACTAAATTATTTACTCCCCAATCTCAATGATCTGAACTGGCCTATCTCAGCCTATGTTTATAACCCCCTATTCTCTAAGCTAGCAGGATTGGGCTATCTCAGTAGAGGCAGTATGAGCTCTGTAACTTCCTTGTTCCTTTTGTCAGGGtcttcactgcagccttgtggGCTTTCATACAGAGGATGGGCATTGGGGAGGAATATGGGAAGAGTGGGGAAACAGACCAGAAGGGCACTGAGGTCACCTGTCGAAGCAAATACTCCTCCTCTTCTTTGGAGATGAAGTCTGGGACATAGTAGATTACAGGTGGTGCCTAGGATAGACAGACCTCCTTGAAGATGTGGCCCTTCAACCCACACAGAGGACATATCATCACAGAGCAACCCCTATGCCTGGAGACAGGCTCAGGATGTCCTCAGACAGGTCAGGGTCTGAAGTCAAGGGACCAGTGCCATTCCAGAATGGACTCTGACAGTAAGAATGAATTTGGAGGAAGGGGGCAGTCCCAACCCAAGAACTCAGGAGTCAGCCTGCCTCCTTCACCCTCTGCACCCCGAGTTCTGACAACCTGCTGCACTCTGAATGGTTCCAGGGCCGGGACTCTGGCGTCCTGCTCCTCCATCACCACCAACTCCTTGCACCTAATCCTGTAGGGAGGGGAGGACACGCTGAAGTCACTAGGCCTCCCACCCTAACACCACAACGCAGCCTTCCATGCCATCACAGGCCAGGCCTCACCTCAGCCCTCTTCTGAAACTCACTTGGTCTCTAAAAGCTGAGTCTTCAGCATCTTACAAGCCACACAGAGAGCCCCTAGGCTCCATGCCCGGAAACAATGAACCCCAAGAATAATCCCCCATTACTCTGTTTACTAAGGGCCCATCAAACTACACATATGCCCTCTCAATCCTCCCACAGAGAACATCGTCTGGCCCCACACACAGGGAGCCTTTCTCAAAAGCTCTACATATAGCCCCCAGGGTTGCACCCCAGAACCCCTTTAAACACCTTAAGACCTCGCTTCAGACCTGCAACTGTGAGCCCGGCTATCAACACTCAGCGACCACCGCCCCCCACCGAATCCCATTCTGTGCACCCCTGTAACCCCAATCTGAGCCTCCTCAGACAtgtccaccctcagcctcctcgGATCCTCCCATTTGGACGCCCCTCGGATTTCCCTTCCTAAGTGCCCCTTCACTCCAGCACCCTGGGATCTTTAGCTCTGAGGCTGACTCCCAAACCTTCTTCCCTCCCTGAATCCTTCAGACCCCCGACTCCGAGCCTTTTAGGACTCCAAGCTCTGAGCCTCCTCGGACTCCTACTCTGGGCTCCCCCGGATCCCCACTTTCAGCCCTCTTGACACCCATCTCCACCCTCAGCACTCCCCAAAACTGACCGTCCACCAGCGTCCCCTCCAATTTCCAAATTCAACATCCCCATCCCCCTCCCAGCCATTTCCGCCCCACATTACAGACGCTGAGCTCGCAGGCCAATGGGAGCTCCCAGAGGCCTCAAGGGCCCGCCTTCCACCCAATCGGCGCTCTTACTCAGTATTCgccctcccacttcatcctctcCCAGGGATAGGCCGCGCCTCCTTGTCTCTGAGCCATTGGCAGGAGGGCGTGGGCGGGGCATCGTCGTCTGGCACTGGCCAATCAGAACTTAAGAACCGAACCGGGCCATCGGCCGAGTGGACCCGGATGGGCGGGACGGGGGCTGCAGCCGTGACAGCCGCGGGAAGATACGAGAGGCTGCTAGAAGGACTTCCCGCGGCCAGCGCCAGCCGGTGCCCACACCGCAGGGAGGCGAGACTGAAGGAAGCACTTCCTTTCCCGTCTTCTCCCAACAAGGGAAACCCCCAATGACTGACACAGAGAGGCCATAGAAACGTCTTTATTGAAGAGGACAGGAGTCATGCTGAGTTTGGGGACATGCAGTGAAGGGGCAGTCGTGAGCTGTCCTTGGTGGTTGGGGCCCCAGGTCTGCCCTGGACTCCCTGGGCCTTCAGGTTCTCCCTCGGGCTGTTGGTCGGGCCCAGGTGCTGTGGGGTCCTTTGAGGCCAGTGACTAGAACGTAGGTT
The sequence above is drawn from the Macaca thibetana thibetana isolate TM-01 chromosome 19, ASM2454274v1, whole genome shotgun sequence genome and encodes:
- the ALKBH6 gene encoding alpha-ketoglutarate-dependent dioxygenase alkB homolog 6 isoform X7; the protein is MAGRGMGMLNLEIGGDAGGRIRCKELVVMEEQDARVPALEPFRVQQAPPVIYYVPDFISKEEEEYLLRQVFNAPKPKWTQLSGRKLQNWGGLPHPRGMVPERLPPWLQRYVDKVSDLSLFGGLPANHVLVNQYLPGEGIMHHQPGLPHCAGLLRAAAAGG